One genomic segment of Opitutales bacterium includes these proteins:
- a CDS encoding ABC transporter substrate-binding protein gives MPKNPALLKSLSLALLACLLFPAVIFAAAPGVSDDKIVLGQTAATDGPASALGSGMQYGLQLWFDHVNSTGGIHGRTIELTTYNDGYEPVQALDNAKKLVEEDSVFALIGGVGTPTAKAVVPFVESAQVPFIGPFTGAGFLRDPDLNWVVNVRASYNQEMEALVAHLHDELGYDRIGIFYQNDGYGQAGLSGLQAAMERRGLEISQEATYERNTLAVKKGVLAFRKDPPQAIVMEGAYKPRAEFIRVARRAKITDTLFCNISFVGTRALFADLGGDASDVLISQVMPDPRLKGLPFVSEYLDLLAKSGSNHEPDWISLEGFAVGKLFTEALSKLGNDVTRSGFMEAIAATGTFDLGGVVLEFSDNDSQGMNDVYMTAFKSGEIVDL, from the coding sequence ATGCCAAAAAATCCTGCTCTTCTAAAATCATTATCACTGGCCTTACTGGCTTGTTTGTTATTTCCCGCCGTTATTTTTGCTGCCGCACCAGGGGTCTCTGATGATAAAATCGTATTAGGCCAAACTGCGGCGACCGACGGGCCTGCCTCAGCATTAGGCAGTGGGATGCAATATGGCCTCCAATTGTGGTTCGATCACGTGAATAGCACAGGTGGCATACATGGCCGCACAATCGAACTCACTACTTACAACGATGGCTACGAGCCAGTTCAGGCATTGGATAATGCTAAGAAACTAGTCGAAGAGGACAGCGTCTTTGCACTGATCGGCGGTGTCGGCACACCCACTGCGAAAGCAGTTGTCCCTTTCGTCGAGTCAGCTCAAGTTCCCTTCATCGGACCCTTCACCGGGGCGGGGTTCCTACGCGATCCCGATCTAAACTGGGTGGTTAATGTGCGAGCGAGCTATAATCAAGAAATGGAAGCTCTTGTTGCCCACTTGCATGATGAGCTGGGCTATGACCGCATTGGAATTTTTTACCAAAACGATGGCTATGGCCAAGCTGGGCTCTCTGGACTCCAAGCAGCCATGGAACGCCGTGGCCTTGAGATCTCACAAGAAGCAACCTATGAACGCAACACGCTCGCCGTTAAAAAGGGCGTCTTGGCCTTCCGCAAGGATCCGCCGCAAGCGATTGTTATGGAGGGTGCATACAAGCCGCGTGCCGAATTTATCCGTGTAGCACGCCGCGCTAAGATCACCGACACGCTCTTTTGTAATATATCCTTTGTAGGCACCCGCGCATTATTTGCAGACTTGGGCGGTGATGCGTCCGATGTTTTAATCTCACAGGTCATGCCCGACCCAAGACTTAAGGGCCTTCCATTCGTCTCGGAATACCTGGACCTTTTGGCAAAATCCGGGAGCAATCATGAGCCCGATTGGATTTCTCTAGAAGGGTTCGCAGTAGGTAAGCTCTTTACCGAAGCTTTGAGCAAATTGGGTAACGATGTCACCCGAAGTGGATTTATGGAGGCTATTGCAGCGACGGGGACATTTGATCTCGGCGGCGTCGTTCTCGAATTCAGTGACAATGACAGTCAAGGCATGAACGATGTCTATATGACGGCGTTCAAGTCGGGCGAGATCGTAGACCTGTAA
- a CDS encoding NAD(P)-binding domain-containing protein — translation MTRAHKKRLAIIGAGSSGLVTLKYALDLLPDWEVTCFEKGNDVRGSWGFPYQGFVSTSTKFATQFACYPKFSAICEGSQESPKDFFMDGEYGDYLEEFAENFGLKAYIRFHISVKGLVKSESNWQIMLQNDQSETSTETFDAVFVCTGLANRSKLIHTTLPTLRKVEHPETIQNQKIVIVGGGESAVDTASRLADPALKNQVWLSLRSGIRVSPRYHPIRGVPSDYLRNRLLLSISPQFRNALGEFFVRTRVKYEDLFQKSFAGKHTSKKKRGNRSKDWNLKLMRHARGKLFNVFHTKSDTFLDYVDSGRIQIVGPSKDHTFDEFKAFGSEGPDIKIGPNLVVDQTGYKSALDEITESRIDVSHFYRGCIHSTYPFIFLIGFARPVIGNIPSIAEIQAQYALSVLSGVISRTSNIKQKHQEERRQIEMRFPHLTINKLLPVEMFPYCDAIARDMGRYPTIRSTGSIRNWIRLHLAPASTLHYASEIKPENQMCYLPKVLCLVLFLIRCTDLVNSWISSVKKKKI, via the coding sequence ATGACCCGTGCGCATAAAAAACGCCTCGCAATTATCGGTGCCGGAAGCAGTGGGCTTGTCACGCTCAAGTATGCCCTCGATCTATTACCTGATTGGGAAGTGACGTGTTTTGAAAAAGGTAACGATGTTCGCGGAAGTTGGGGTTTCCCATATCAAGGATTTGTTTCCACCTCCACCAAGTTTGCTACTCAGTTCGCGTGTTATCCAAAATTTTCAGCAATTTGCGAAGGCTCTCAAGAATCGCCAAAAGACTTCTTTATGGACGGAGAGTATGGTGACTATTTGGAGGAATTCGCCGAAAATTTCGGCCTTAAGGCTTACATTCGCTTTCACATATCAGTCAAAGGACTTGTGAAGTCTGAATCCAATTGGCAAATCATGCTCCAAAACGATCAATCGGAGACCAGCACCGAAACTTTTGATGCAGTCTTCGTATGCACAGGCTTAGCAAATAGATCCAAATTGATACACACTACGCTCCCGACTCTGCGAAAGGTTGAGCACCCTGAAACAATACAAAACCAGAAGATTGTAATCGTCGGCGGAGGCGAATCAGCAGTCGATACGGCGAGCCGTCTCGCAGATCCAGCGTTGAAAAATCAAGTGTGGCTATCGTTGCGTTCAGGCATCCGGGTGAGCCCTCGATATCACCCAATTCGAGGTGTACCCTCAGACTATCTCCGCAATCGACTATTACTCTCAATAAGCCCACAATTTCGAAATGCGTTAGGCGAATTTTTTGTTCGGACACGTGTGAAATATGAGGACCTTTTCCAAAAGTCTTTTGCCGGTAAGCATACATCAAAGAAGAAGCGAGGCAATCGATCCAAAGACTGGAATCTCAAGTTAATGCGCCATGCGCGAGGCAAATTGTTCAATGTGTTTCACACGAAAAGTGATACCTTCCTCGACTATGTAGACTCTGGACGCATCCAAATCGTTGGACCTTCAAAAGACCATACATTTGATGAGTTCAAGGCATTCGGATCGGAAGGCCCTGATATCAAAATCGGACCCAACCTGGTCGTTGATCAAACTGGATATAAATCAGCATTGGACGAGATTACCGAATCACGCATCGATGTTAGTCATTTCTACCGTGGCTGTATTCATTCTACATACCCATTCATTTTTCTGATCGGATTCGCGCGGCCGGTGATTGGCAACATCCCAAGTATCGCAGAAATTCAGGCGCAATACGCGCTCTCAGTCTTATCCGGAGTCATTTCGCGCACCTCAAACATTAAGCAGAAGCACCAGGAAGAGCGGCGTCAGATCGAGATGAGATTTCCACACCTGACGATCAATAAGCTCTTGCCCGTAGAAATGTTTCCATACTGCGATGCCATTGCACGCGATATGGGCCGGTACCCCACTATTCGATCAACTGGATCAATAAGAAACTGGATACGCCTGCATCTCGCTCCCGCCAGCACCCTTCATTATGCATCGGAAATCAAACCAGAAAACCAGATGTGCTATCTGCCTAAGGTACTGTGCTTGGTCCTATTCTTAATACGCTGCACGGACCTTGTAAATTCCTGGATTTCATCCGTTAAGAAAAAGAAAATATGA
- a CDS encoding rhodanese-like domain-containing protein, with protein MKTITESEAKAMLGQVRWWDVRAPGEYRAEHIEGTENVPLDVINRGGEWPKGEGPIVLSCLSGKLSEAAAGVLEAQGHLDVYSLSGGIEAWKAAGFSTIKGSGTISIERQVRIAAGTLVAAFSILGLTVHSGFFGVPIFVGCGLVFAGVTDTCGMGLILARMPWNR; from the coding sequence ATGAAAACAATTACGGAATCCGAAGCAAAGGCGATGTTGGGGCAGGTACGTTGGTGGGATGTGCGGGCACCGGGGGAGTATCGGGCAGAACACATTGAGGGGACGGAGAATGTGCCTCTGGATGTCATTAATCGTGGGGGTGAGTGGCCTAAGGGTGAGGGGCCAATCGTGCTTTCCTGCCTGTCCGGGAAACTTTCGGAAGCTGCAGCTGGGGTATTGGAGGCGCAAGGTCACTTGGATGTTTACTCGCTTTCGGGGGGTATCGAGGCATGGAAGGCTGCAGGTTTTTCAACGATCAAGGGCTCCGGGACGATCAGTATTGAGCGGCAGGTGAGGATCGCTGCGGGCACTCTTGTCGCTGCTTTTTCGATTTTGGGCCTGACCGTGCACTCTGGCTTCTTCGGTGTTCCGATTTTCGTGGGGTGTGGGTTGGTATTCGCCGGCGTGACAGATACTTGTGGAATGGGGCTCATATTAGCGAGGATGCCTTGGAACCGTTAG
- a CDS encoding cytochrome P450: MHKGSFDLARPPRFYKQHLLLSDRVGYFTELTKRYGDFILSRGLMDFYVLNHPDLVKVVLTRTHQEFDKNSPVYGRFRNAFGKGLVTAEGVAWKRQRKLLNDTFQRRSVANFFTSIEKASMSLVEGLASHAKVGKAVPVAHLLADTSLRIIGEALFSFEFEPRLAKIRKWTESINHYSARLPIPILSQPWSPTPSNIRLRLALNGFGTFLDALLKERAKAPPKDDLLYHLYSEMERESDSGIDPNIIADEVLGIVIGGHETTANAMVWCLYEIARHPKIQHQIVDELSIRAIDYQSITELIYLKAVIQEALRLHPPFWFENRNVSQVIELGGKEIPEGTMVAFSRYSLHRHSDFWTEPESFNPERFMPGNKENSHSTYAYIPFGGGPRVCIGRHMAMLEIMTLIAVVLVNYSISIVDNHSLRTKATLTIEPSCGLPLIFKQR; the protein is encoded by the coding sequence ATGCACAAAGGATCTTTCGATCTAGCGCGACCTCCGCGATTCTACAAACAACACCTATTGCTCTCAGATCGCGTAGGCTACTTCACTGAACTCACAAAGAGATATGGAGACTTCATTCTCTCCCGAGGTCTCATGGATTTTTACGTCCTCAATCATCCAGATCTAGTAAAGGTTGTCCTGACACGCACACACCAAGAATTTGATAAGAATAGCCCGGTCTATGGACGTTTTAGAAACGCTTTCGGCAAAGGACTTGTGACCGCAGAGGGTGTAGCCTGGAAGCGGCAGCGCAAATTGTTGAATGACACTTTCCAAAGACGTTCTGTGGCAAATTTTTTCACCTCTATTGAGAAGGCATCGATGTCACTTGTAGAGGGTTTGGCCTCCCATGCCAAAGTGGGTAAGGCTGTTCCCGTGGCTCATCTACTTGCCGATACTTCCCTCCGAATAATAGGTGAGGCACTCTTCAGTTTCGAATTTGAGCCGCGCTTAGCAAAGATCAGGAAATGGACTGAGTCTATCAATCATTACAGCGCACGCTTGCCCATTCCAATCCTATCTCAACCATGGAGTCCTACGCCATCAAACATAAGGCTTCGTCTTGCTTTGAATGGCTTCGGAACATTCCTTGATGCTTTACTTAAAGAGCGAGCAAAAGCACCTCCTAAAGACGACTTGCTCTATCACTTATACAGCGAGATGGAGCGAGAATCTGACAGCGGCATCGATCCAAATATCATTGCTGATGAGGTTTTAGGAATTGTCATCGGCGGACATGAAACCACAGCCAATGCCATGGTTTGGTGTCTCTATGAAATTGCGCGGCACCCAAAGATACAGCACCAAATTGTTGATGAGTTATCTATTCGGGCCATTGATTACCAGAGTATTACTGAACTGATCTATTTAAAAGCAGTGATACAGGAAGCGCTGCGACTGCACCCCCCTTTCTGGTTTGAGAATCGCAACGTTAGTCAAGTGATTGAACTGGGCGGTAAAGAAATACCTGAAGGCACGATGGTGGCATTTAGCCGCTACAGTCTACACCGGCATTCTGATTTCTGGACTGAGCCAGAAAGCTTTAACCCTGAACGTTTCATGCCAGGAAATAAAGAAAACAGCCACTCAACATATGCCTACATTCCATTCGGTGGCGGTCCGCGCGTATGTATCGGCCGCCACATGGCCATGTTGGAAATCATGACACTGATAGCTGTTGTCTTGGTAAATTATTCTATCTCGATTGTCGATAACCATTCACTTAGGACGAAGGCAACCCTGACCATCGAACCAAGCTGCGGCCTGCCACTCATTTTTAAACAAAGATAA
- a CDS encoding tyrosine-type recombinase/integrase, whose translation MEAADIPRLDALGRRRDFHSFRGTFATSLAAHGVAPRVAQELMRYRDPQLTAKVYTDTFELPVLNAVNSLPWIENSAKTHK comes from the coding sequence ATGGAGGCAGCGGATATTCCACGCTTGGATGCATTGGGACGGCGACGTGATTTTCACTCTTTTAGAGGCACCTTTGCTACGTCTCTAGCAGCCCATGGAGTTGCGCCGCGCGTTGCTCAAGAATTGATGCGTTACAGGGATCCTCAGCTGACGGCAAAAGTCTATACAGACACCTTTGAATTGCCTGTTTTGAACGCGGTAAATTCGCTGCCTTGGATCGAAAATTCGGCAAAAACCCACAAATAG